CTGCTGGGAATGTTGCTCGGCATGTTGCTGTCCCTCCTTGCGCTGGTGTTCTGGATACTCGGAATGCTCAAGGCCTACCAAGGCGAGCGTTACAAGTTCCCGATATTCGGTGACCTGGCGGAGCAGTGGGTCGGTAAGGTCAACGTATGAGGCTTAGATTTTTAAGCCTCCCCGGCTACTTTTTCCCATGATTGAGAGAGCCGTCGAGGACATCAGAGAATTCTCAGAGGAGAATGCTCTCTATGGAAGACGAATCCTCGTTCTCTTTTCCGGCGGAAAGGACAGTTCGCTCGCCTTATACCTGCTGAAGGAAGCCGGTCTGGACGTTTCAGCCCTCACATTCTTCCACCGCTGGAGTTGGAGGGAGACGCTGAACTGGACTATGGGCTTCACCAAGAGGCTCGGCGTCGAGCACTTCCTGGTGGACGTAACCGACGGCCTTCTGCGCGAAGCGGTGGGGAGAAAGGGGCCGATATGCATCAACTGCAAGAAGGTCATGCTCTGGAACGCCAAGTGGTTCGCCCTCAACAACGGCTTTGACGTCCTAGCTAAAGGCGACAACGCCAACGACAAAATCATCGGGGCCTTGCTGGACCAGTGTGAGGGTGATATAAGGCTGTGTGGAATTCCGAGGATAGGGGTTCCTTTCTTCAGGCCCCTCATAAAGTACACCGCCGAGGAAGTTGAGGCACTCGCGGACGAGGCCGGAATAAAGCCCTACCGCATGTACGAGCACGCCCGGAGGAGGCAGTGGCGCGAGGGCTGCCCGCTCCAGTATATAGATCGGGAGGAGAGGGTAACCCCAGAGCTGATGGACTTGGCTTACAGGACCAACTACGAGATAAGCAAAGTCGCCCGGCGGAGGAAAGTCCGCATGAGCGTCCGAGTGCCAAGCTTTGAGATAATGTGCTGGGACTGCGATGAGAAGACGCTGAGCGAGGCGAGGGAAGTTATTTCAAGGTTCATGGAGGGCAAAGAATGAGGCTCCCGCCCGGAAAGCTGAGGAATGACGTCCTGAGGGACGTCGTGTTT
This window of the Thermococcus thermotolerans genome carries:
- a CDS encoding 7-cyano-7-deazaguanine synthase, producing MIERAVEDIREFSEENALYGRRILVLFSGGKDSSLALYLLKEAGLDVSALTFFHRWSWRETLNWTMGFTKRLGVEHFLVDVTDGLLREAVGRKGPICINCKKVMLWNAKWFALNNGFDVLAKGDNANDKIIGALLDQCEGDIRLCGIPRIGVPFFRPLIKYTAEEVEALADEAGIKPYRMYEHARRRQWREGCPLQYIDREERVTPELMDLAYRTNYEISKVARRRKVRMSVRVPSFEIMCWDCDEKTLSEAREVISRFMEGKE